Genomic window (Jeotgalibaca ciconiae):
AAAATCAGTAATTTCTTCGCCCTTCCAGAACAACTTTCCAGTTTTTAATTTTTCTTGACCGGATAAAATTTTTACCAGAGTTGTTTTCCCAGAGCCATTTGGACCGATTAGGCTTAGAATCTCACCTTCCATGATTTTAAAGCTTACGTCGTCTATAATATTTTCTTTGTTCCATGGATATTTAAAGGTAGCATCCTGAATTTCCAGTAACACCTCATCATTAGATGGATACTGGAATTGAGGCAAATAAGATAGCCAACGCTCCATATCTTCTCTTAAATTGGGACCGTTTACTTCGTCAACGTTATCCAAACTGTGAACATAATCCAAATTAACGCCCGCATACCTCATTGCAGTAATATATAAAGGCTCACGTATACCAATATCACTTAAAATATCCGTTTTCAGTATTTCTGATGGGTTTCCATCTGCGATGATGCGTCCTTCAGAAAATAAAATTAAACGGTCAATTGGATAAGCAAGCGCGTCTTCTAAACGATGTTCAATAATCATTACAGTTGAATTAGTATCTCTTTCTAATGAATCAATAAACTTCATCGTCAAATCGCCTGATTTTGGATCAAGATTCGCTAGTGGTTCATCAAAAATAAGCAGAGGCTTGTCATTTACAAAAAGCCCCGCTGTCTTCATCTTTTCAAATTGATTATCCGTTAACTGACTAAAGCTTTCCTGCAAAGAAGGAAATTTACTTAAAAACCATTTCATTCCAGCTAGCTTTTTTTGCTCTAAGTAACTTTGAAACGGCTGAATAGCGGTAGAAAAACCAGTCGAGTATTCTTTCTCTCTTTCTCTCACTGCTTCTCCGCTATCTTCCATATGAATCGCTAACTCGTTTGGCAGAAAATTAGAGATTCTCTTCTTTTCATTATCTTGTCCATAGGTAATCGTCCCTGTGTAATCGTCGTTATCTTTACTTGGCAAAATCCCAGATATACAACGAGCGAAGGTGGATTTCCCTGAGCCACTTGGCCCGATGACAAGAATTTTTTCCCCTTCATAAATCGTCACATTAATTTCTTTAAGAATTGGAAAATTTTGATCTGAATAGGTAAAGGTAAAATCTTGAAGTGTAATAAGTGGCTTTCTCATGGAATCCACCTCCTTTATTTTTTTAGGAAGACATTCTTTCTGCCACATTTTCAAATGATTCAAGGATAGAATCTTCCCCAATAATTCGTACTTCTGTCTCTAATTTTACCTGATACACATCCCAGATTACTTCTTGGATATGAGAAATCATTTCAATATAATCTGTTGCTGTTGCTTGATTAATATTCACAATAAATCCAGCGTGTTTGGTAGAAATTTGTGCGCCGCCCAAAATTTTTCCTTGAAGACCTGCATCCTGAATTAGTTTTCCAGTAAAGTAGCCCGTTGGCCGTTTGAAAACACTTCCGCAAGAGGGATATTCTAAAGGTTGTTTAGAAGTACGCAACTCTGTTAACTCATCCATTTTTTCAGAAATCTTTTCTTTTTTCCCTTTTTCTAACGCAAAAACTGTCTCAACCACAATATCGCCTGTTTCTTGAATTTTACTGTGTCGATAGCTGAATTCAAGCTCTTCATTTTTATAAATTTTTCGTTCACCTGTCAACGTGACAACTTCAACCGTTTCAATTACTGTTTTAACTTCTCCACCATATGCGCCAGCATTCATAAAGACGGCACCGCCGACACTCCCGGGAATCCCGCATGCAAATTCCAAGCCGGTTAAATTTTCATACAAGGCACGTTTCGATGTATCAATTAACTTTGCACCGCTTTGCACGACCAAGTGATTTTTTTCAATTTTTATTCCATTTAATTCCGTTAAGATCATTACGACTCCGCGTATTCCACCATCGCGAATAATAACATTACTGGAATTTCCTAAAATTGTTAGTGGAACATCTTTTTCATGTGTCCATTTTACAATCGCTTGAACTTCATCTTTGGTTACTGGAAAGACAAGAGCATCAGCAGGACCACCAGTTTTTGTATATGTATATGCATCTAAGGTTTCATTTTCTTTGATAATGACAGTCGGAAACTCTTTTTTTAGTTTCTTTGCCAACGTAATTTTCTCTTGCAATCTTTTCCCCTCGCTAAATCTTTCACTTTAAAGTTATTTAAGTTCTCATTTAAATTGTTCTACTCAATAAATAATAGTAACATAATTTTGGATAATAAGTACCGTTTATCTTTCAAGTTAGTAATTTTTATTGTAACATACATTAATTGTATAATAAGCTATTATTTACTCTACTGTCCAGTTATTTAAATAATGATTACCAATAAATCCTTAATCAAAGCAGAAAATCGCAAAAAAATATGCTAAAATGATTCGGTACAGTAAAGGAGGAACTTCTTTTGTCTAATAAACAATTAAAAAATGCGACCGTTTTTACCCTATTAAGCGTTCTCTATCCAGTATATTTATTTTCAACGAAAGAGCCTGACACAATTGCAACGATTTCACTACTGCTAGCGATATTCTTTCCAATCGTAGGTGTAATTTTCGGATTGAACGTAAAAGATAAACGTTTTAAATGGGCATTTGTTATCATCAACATTCTTGTGCTAGCCATTTTTTCAAATTATGCACTTACTATTTTATTCTAAGGTATTTGTATATACTTTAAAAACCCCACTGAATCAATTTTGATTATTCAAAGGGGTTTTCTTATTTTAATCGATTAATAGGCTCATCATAATTCCCTCAACAAATTCATCATCAATATACATGACACGAGACATGATTCCTTCTTTTTGATAGCCCATCTTTTCATATAATTTTATTGCACGTTCGTTTCCTGCATGGACCGTTAATTCAAGACGTTTGATAATCCCGCTTTCTTTTGCCCAGATTTCAACTTCTTCCATAAGGACCGTCCCGATTCCGAATCCCCAGAATTCCTTTTCTACCGTAATTCCAACTTCGCCAACATGACGTGTTTTAGGCTTATCATTGGAACCTACTGACGCAATTCCAATTAACTCTTCATTATTAATAGTGGCAATAAGCATAATTTCATTTTCTTTTTCCATTAATCCTTCTAAATACATTTCTTCAAAAGCTTCTGATAATTCTAATCCTTCTGGTCCATAAGTCAAGAAGTCCGTTTCACTGCCTGTTTTTTTACTAAAAGCTAGAATTTCTTTTGCATCGGTTGGAATCGCCTCTCGAATCATTATTTCGATTTTTTCAGTTTTCATATATTTTTCTTTCCTCCCATTTTCTTTTCCACTCATGAAGCAGTTTTTCGTAATGATTGCCTTCCGCAATCATTTTAAAAGTACGTTCTCGCGAAAACTCACCACTCCTACTGATTTCAATTTGAAGAAATTCCTTTGGTAATTCTTCTTTAATAAATTTTGACCATTCAATGACACTGACTCCATCCCCATAAAAATATTCTTCCAGCCCTAATTCTTCTCCGCCCGCTTCTTCTAAACGGTAAACATCCAAATGGTACAAGGGAATTCGTCCTTTTGTATATTCTCTAATCAAAGTATAGGTAGGACTTTTGATAATTTGCTCAATTCCAAGACCTCTAGCTATCCCTTTGGTAAAGGTTGTTTTCCCAGCTCCCAGGTCTCCTTCTAATAAAATGACATCATTTGGGGCTGCTAACTCCCCTAACTTTTCACCAAGGAACATTGTATCTTCTTCATTTTTTATTTCAATGCTAAATGCCATTTGCGGCACCTCTCTTTTGTTTTTTTCCATTATAACGTATTTTTGAGAGAAAAAACTCCCTAATATACCAATCTAATGTTGGTATATATAGGGAGCTTTCCATATCAGAGATATTTAGCCAATTAAAGTTTGATTTGCTGTGATAATCGCTGTCTTATAAACGTCTTCTTCCACACAACCACGTGACAAGTCAGAGATTGGTTTGTTCAATCCTTGTAAGATTGGTCCTACTGCTTCAAACGCACCAAAGCGTTGAGCAATCTTGTAGCCGATATTTCCAGATTGGATTTCTGGAAATACGAATACTGTCGCTTCTCCTGCTACTTTTGAATCAGGAGCTTTTTGGTTCGCTACAGATTGAACGAATGCCGCGTCAAATTGTAATTCACCATCGATATTGTATTGTGGTGCCAATTCTTGAGCAATCTTGGTTGCTTCAGCAACTTTTTCTTGCTCTGGTGAAGATGCAGACCCTTTCGTAGAGAAGCTTAATAGAGCCACATTTGGTTCGATATCAAACATTTCAGCTGTTTTAGCTGATTCTACTGCAATCTCTGCAAGTTCCTGTGCATTTGGATTGATGTTGATTGCACAATCAGCGAACAAGTATTTTTCCTGTCCGCGTCCGCGCAACATGATGAATGCACCACTTGTGCGACTTACACCTGGTTTTGTTTTGATGATTTGTAATGCTGGACGAACGGTATCACCTGTCGAGTGAACGGCACCACTTACTAAACCATCTGCTAGTCCCATGTGAACTAACATTGTTCCGAAATAATTTTCATCTTTCAAGACTTCACGTGCTTGTTCTTCTGTAGCTTTTCCTTTACGGCGGTCAACAAAAGAAGCAACCATTTCTTCCATTTGATCATAAGCAGCAGGATCAAAAATTTTAACACCTTCGATGTCAAATCCACGATCTTTTGCTGCTTCAGTAATTGCTGCTTTGCTACCAATCAAGATTGGTTCCAACAAGTTTTCTGATTTTAGACGAACGACTGCTCCTAAGATACGTGGCTCAGTTCCTTCCGGGAAAACAATTTTAATATTTTTCCCTGCAATTTTTTCTGTTAAACTTTCAAACATTTCCAAGAGAGTTCCCTCCTACACGTTTTTAATACATCTTTATCATACCTTATTTGAAATGAAATTTCATTAAAAACCAAAGAAACAGTTAAAAAAACTGTATTATTTTTGCTTATGATAGCAAGAAAAATCATCAAGTGCCATGGTTACATAAATTTTAGAGAAAACAGAGAAATGGTTGAAGAAATGAGCACTTGAGCTTACTTCTTTTTTGTCTCTTTCAAACTTGCCCTTTGATATAACACAGCCTATTCGAAATGTATTACTGTCCTAGCACACAAAAAAGGCGCATCCTTCGTTTAAAAGGGATGCGCCTTTTTATTATTCTTTTTTCTGCTCAATAACGCAACCTCTAATTAACGCAAGTTTTTGTTGTTGCTCAGCCGTTCTTTTTGTGTTGTGATGAGTTGGAGTACATCCACCTTACAGAGGCGATTCTATCGTCTGAAAGCTTCCCTGCCGAAGGAACCCCTCCTCTCCGAAGAAGTGGTGAGGTCCCAAGTTAGATATTTTATTCAGCAGGCGAAAATTGAGTACAATAATTTATAAAATCTGCGGATCCTCCTTGATTCTGGGTAGAAAAAAGAAAAAGGCCTGTCCGACATCCCATGAAATGATCAAGACGATAATACAGCTTGTGAATAGGACCAAGTTGTTTCCAGTCATTTTCATTCTTGTATAAGAATCTGACTTCATCCACTCCATCTGTGAAATCAGCCATGATCCGTAGTTCTACAGAAGAATCTGTAGTTAGCACAGATTCTCGCTCCAGGCCAGGGCCCGTGTCTCCTCCTTCTGGACCCCAGATTCCTTCATCTGGATCCAGTTCCTTTTCCGTCATAACAATGTAATAGTGACCATCACGTTTCGTTATCGCAATCCAGCCATAGCAACCCTGTAAGGCGCAGATTCCGGCAAAGTCTCCCTCACTGATCTTAGAAGCATCAATCTGTACTGTAATATCACTGAAAGGCCCCATCATTCTCTGTGTCAGCATGTTTTTGGCCATAACAACATTTGCACAGGTTTCTTTTGTTGTGATTCGAAGCGCTCCCGGCCTTTCCGTTACCGACCACAGAGAATTATCAGGAATATGATTCCATTGCCATACATTCTTTAAAGAAACCGACCCATCCGGATTTGCCTCATACGAAAAAGAATCACTGTCCGTTAATGGAGCATAGTTATGATTCTGCTTTGTACTTCTGACTTCGAGTTCTAGTGGAACTTTTCCTTCATATCCAAATACCGGAAAATCATTCTCCCATTCAACAGGAACCAGAACAGGACATCTGCCTATTGCACCATGATCTTGGAACAGCATGGCATACCAGTCACCTTCAGGTGTATCGACCAGCCCCCCTTGTGCAATCCCGGCATTCCTGAATCCCTGGTCATCATTCAGAACATCTTTTCCTGTAAAAGTACCTTCCAAGGAATCCGATACAAAGCAAGCCTGTGTTCTTCTCTTTGTTCCATCAGCCAGCCAATGAACCATGAACACATAATATTTTCCATTTATCTTCTGAATATGGCAGCCTTCATATCCCAGGCTGACACGGTCCTTGTCTGTAATGATGACACGGTCGAGGCCATCAGGTTTGGGGCCTGACAGATCAGATAAAAGTTCTATTAAATGAATCTGGGTATTGCCATACACCAGGAATATTCTGTCCTCATCAAATAAGAGAGAACTATCATGATAAAATCCTTCTATTTCACTTTTTTCCCATGGCCCAGTGATTTGCTCTGACTGATACAGATAAGTCTTCCTTGTATCGTTTGCTGCAAAGCAAATATAAAATCTTCCGTTATGGTAACGCATGGAGGGTGCCCACATTCCCTGCCCATAAATATTTTGTCCGTCTTCTAACTTAGAGGCCGGTTTTCGATTCAATTCATCAAATACATAGGTTAAAATTTCCCAATTTAAAAGATCATAAGAGCGCAGGATCACTCCTCCTGGGAACATATGCATTGTTGTACTAATCATATAATAAGTATCATCCACCCTGATTACATCGGGATCAGGGAAATCAGAATAAATGAGTGGATTGTTTTTATGCATCATTTGAAAGCCTCCATAGTGTTTTTTTAGTCTTAGTATCATTCTTAACAGCTTCATAGTTCTGCATTACTTAGGATTCCTTTATTATTTCTTAGTTAAAATCATACTATCACATTTTATCATGATACACGATTCTTGAAAAGAAACAGGCAGTTGACACTTCTCAGTCGAGAACAATCAGGCAAGCTTATTCAATGCAGGCTTCTTGTTCTTTCAAGTTATGTAATATTACAGCAGGAAACATTGATGGATCAAGTTTGGATATTTTTTAGGATAATAAAGTTGAGTTATCTTCTAATGGATAGATATATTTTTTAAATATATAGCGCAAGAAAAACGCACATAATGTTGCTGAAAATAATTCAGATATCGGATGCGCCCACCAAATCACATGGACGTTCCCAGATAAAGAAAGAAGATAAGCAACAGGAAGTAATACAACCACTTGTCTTAAGATTGATACAGTTAAACTTAACAGTCCTCTTCCAAATGCTTGAAAGATGGTTCCACACATGATTCCAAATCCTGCTAACAAGAAACTAATACTGATAATACGCAGGGAAGGAACACCAATATTAATCATTTCCCCCGATGCATTAAATAGATTCAATAAAAATTCCGGGAAAATTTGGAAAATTGCAAAGCCAATCAGCATGATTCCTACTGCGTAAGCAATACTGTATTTGATGATCTTTACCATACGATTTTTATTTTTTGCTCCATAATTATAAGAAAGGATTGGAATCATTCCATTTGTTAATCCATAAACGGGCATAAATATAAAGGTTTGCAGTTTGAAATAAACGCCATACACTGCTGTGGCAGTTGATGTAAAGCCTAGTAAAATAATATTAATTACGTAGGTTGTCACAGAAGTTATGGATGTCATGATCATGGAAGGTATACCTACTCGATAGATTTCTTTCAAAGTAGCTTTATCAGGGCGAATATTTTTATAATCGACGGTCAGTTCCTTGTTTTTCTTTTCATGCATATACACGGCAAATCCCCCTGCAATGATTTGACCAATAACAGTCGCATATGCGGCCCCTGTCATTCCTAGCGCCGGAAAACCGAACCAGCCGAAAATCATAATTGGATCGAGAATAATATTAATAATTGCTCCCAATCCCTGTGTGTACATAGTATACAAAGTCTGACCTGTTGATTGCATTATTCTTTCGTACGTCATTTGAATAAACTGACCAAATGACCAAATCATTATAATTGATAAATATTTTTCCCCGTATTGAATAATTTCGATATCTGAAGTTTGTGAGGTAAAGAAATATTCTACCAATGTTAACCCTAAAACCAGAAAGATCAGGTAATGGAACACTCCAAGTAATATCCCATTTGATGCTGTAATACGAGCATCTTTTTCTTTCCGCTCTCCTAGCTGACGTGATAGTAAAGCGTTCATTCCTACACCGGTCCCTACTTGAACCGCCACCATTAAATTTTGTATTGGAAAAGCCATCGAAACAGCGGTTAATGCTTTTTCATTAATCTGAGCAACAAAAATACTATCGACGATATTGTAGAGCGAACTAATCAGCATGGATGCAATCATAGGTAACGATATCGTGAGTATTAATCGATTAATCGGCATGGTTCCCATTTTATTTTCTTTCATTTTTTCCAATCTAAATTTTCACCTCATTTGAATACATAATAAAGAACATTGCCGAAACAACGTTCTCACTCGAAACACTATAACAGAATATCCTGATAAATACTATTTTATTCTTGAAGTTGTTCTGCGATCAAGCGGTAAGATTCTAATCGTACTTCTTGAGGATCAGTAATCGTAATAATCATTGCTTCATCAAATCCGTAATTCTCTTTATAGCTATTTAGCTTTTCTGCAACAAATTTGGGAGTTCCAACGATATGTCCTTCTCTTACTTTCTCAATGACGGCTTGATCTATTTCAGTCAAAGGATAGTTCGCTGCTTCTTCTGCAGTCAAGAATTTTCCTAGTCGTTTCCCCCTAGCTAATTGCATTTTAAAAATCGCATAGGGTAACTCATAATATCTTGCTTCCTCTTCTGATTCACAAGCCAGTGCATAAAAAGCCACACTTAATTTTTTTTCAGGCATAAATTCAGAAGGTACAAACCGGCTGTTATAAATTTCGAATGCATCTGGATTCATTTGTCCACTAAAGAACTGCGCATATGAATACCCCATTCCTTTGGTTGCTGCTTGCAATGCACTGTCGCCACTTGATCCCAGTAACCAATTGCTCGGTCTGGTCTCAATAAAAGGCGCTGCTGGAGTATAACGATACAATTCATTTGTTGGCAGCTCATTCTTTAAAAATGATTGAATGGTATCGATTTTGTCATATAGTGTATCTAATTGAGGAACTTTCCCTTCAGATAAGGCAAAAATCGCATTTCGGTCCCCTCCTGGTGCCCGACCTAATCCCAAATCAATTCTACCTGGATAAAAAGCTTCCAAAGTTTTAAAAACCTCTGCTATTTTTAAAGGTGAATAATGCATCATCATGATGCCGCCCGAGCCGACCTTGATCTGATTCGTTCTTGCCGCAACTTGGCCAATGACAATCTCTGGAGCCGCACTTGCTAATGACTCGCTGCCATGATGCTCAGCAAACCAAATACGTTTATAACCGTATTTTTCTCCTTGTTGTGCTAAAATTACTGCATTTTCCAATGCATCACTTGC
Coding sequences:
- a CDS encoding ABC transporter ATP-binding protein is translated as MRKPLITLQDFTFTYSDQNFPILKEINVTIYEGEKILVIGPSGSGKSTFARCISGILPSKDNDDYTGTITYGQDNEKKRISNFLPNELAIHMEDSGEAVREREKEYSTGFSTAIQPFQSYLEQKKLAGMKWFLSKFPSLQESFSQLTDNQFEKMKTAGLFVNDKPLLIFDEPLANLDPKSGDLTMKFIDSLERDTNSTVMIIEHRLEDALAYPIDRLILFSEGRIIADGNPSEILKTDILSDIGIREPLYITAMRYAGVNLDYVHSLDNVDEVNGPNLREDMERWLSYLPQFQYPSNDEVLLEIQDATFKYPWNKENIIDDVSFKIMEGEILSLIGPNGSGKTTLVKILSGQEKLKTGKLFWKGEEITDFNAQKMKKLVGYVPQNPLETITQDNIYEELSFRLKEEGYSEEEISHRVEKVIEVCSLQYIRDLPMNALSFGQLRRVAIASVLALSPKMIIVDEPTAGQDFLRYTEILNFLQSIHLQGVTVLLVTHDIHLMIEYTKRAIVVSKGKVIADASPVYILVSPEIIERSSLKETSLFTFARHIGMKDPYVFTEKFIHYDRVARLF
- the murB gene encoding UDP-N-acetylmuramate dehydrogenase; translation: MQEKITLAKKLKKEFPTVIIKENETLDAYTYTKTGGPADALVFPVTKDEVQAIVKWTHEKDVPLTILGNSSNVIIRDGGIRGVVMILTELNGIKIEKNHLVVQSGAKLIDTSKRALYENLTGLEFACGIPGSVGGAVFMNAGAYGGEVKTVIETVEVVTLTGERKIYKNEELEFSYRHSKIQETGDIVVETVFALEKGKKEKISEKMDELTELRTSKQPLEYPSCGSVFKRPTGYFTGKLIQDAGLQGKILGGAQISTKHAGFIVNINQATATDYIEMISHIQEVIWDVYQVKLETEVRIIGEDSILESFENVAERMSS
- a CDS encoding GNAT family N-acetyltransferase, which produces MKTEKIEIMIREAIPTDAKEILAFSKKTGSETDFLTYGPEGLELSEAFEEMYLEGLMEKENEIMLIATINNEELIGIASVGSNDKPKTRHVGEVGITVEKEFWGFGIGTVLMEEVEIWAKESGIIKRLELTVHAGNERAIKLYEKMGYQKEGIMSRVMYIDDEFVEGIMMSLLID
- the tsaE gene encoding tRNA (adenosine(37)-N6)-threonylcarbamoyltransferase complex ATPase subunit type 1 TsaE, which gives rise to MAFSIEIKNEEDTMFLGEKLGELAAPNDVILLEGDLGAGKTTFTKGIARGLGIEQIIKSPTYTLIREYTKGRIPLYHLDVYRLEEAGGEELGLEEYFYGDGVSVIEWSKFIKEELPKEFLQIEISRSGEFSRERTFKMIAEGNHYEKLLHEWKRKWEERKIYEN
- the pta gene encoding phosphate acetyltransferase; this encodes MEMFESLTEKIAGKNIKIVFPEGTEPRILGAVVRLKSENLLEPILIGSKAAITEAAKDRGFDIEGVKIFDPAAYDQMEEMVASFVDRRKGKATEEQAREVLKDENYFGTMLVHMGLADGLVSGAVHSTGDTVRPALQIIKTKPGVSRTSGAFIMLRGRGQEKYLFADCAININPNAQELAEIAVESAKTAEMFDIEPNVALLSFSTKGSASSPEQEKVAEATKIAQELAPQYNIDGELQFDAAFVQSVANQKAPDSKVAGEATVFVFPEIQSGNIGYKIAQRFGAFEAVGPILQGLNKPISDLSRGCVEEDVYKTAIITANQTLIG
- a CDS encoding glycoside hydrolase family 43 protein, with product MMHKNNPLIYSDFPDPDVIRVDDTYYMISTTMHMFPGGVILRSYDLLNWEILTYVFDELNRKPASKLEDGQNIYGQGMWAPSMRYHNGRFYICFAANDTRKTYLYQSEQITGPWEKSEIEGFYHDSSLLFDEDRIFLVYGNTQIHLIELLSDLSGPKPDGLDRVIITDKDRVSLGYEGCHIQKINGKYYVFMVHWLADGTKRRTQACFVSDSLEGTFTGKDVLNDDQGFRNAGIAQGGLVDTPEGDWYAMLFQDHGAIGRCPVLVPVEWENDFPVFGYEGKVPLELEVRSTKQNHNYAPLTDSDSFSYEANPDGSVSLKNVWQWNHIPDNSLWSVTERPGALRITTKETCANVVMAKNMLTQRMMGPFSDITVQIDASKISEGDFAGICALQGCYGWIAITKRDGHYYIVMTEKELDPDEGIWGPEGGDTGPGLERESVLTTDSSVELRIMADFTDGVDEVRFLYKNENDWKQLGPIHKLYYRLDHFMGCRTGLFLFSTQNQGGSADFINYCTQFSPAE
- a CDS encoding MATE family efflux transporter codes for the protein MKENKMGTMPINRLILTISLPMIASMLISSLYNIVDSIFVAQINEKALTAVSMAFPIQNLMVAVQVGTGVGMNALLSRQLGERKEKDARITASNGILLGVFHYLIFLVLGLTLVEYFFTSQTSDIEIIQYGEKYLSIIMIWSFGQFIQMTYERIMQSTGQTLYTMYTQGLGAIINIILDPIMIFGWFGFPALGMTGAAYATVIGQIIAGGFAVYMHEKKNKELTVDYKNIRPDKATLKEIYRVGIPSMIMTSITSVTTYVINIILLGFTSTATAVYGVYFKLQTFIFMPVYGLTNGMIPILSYNYGAKNKNRMVKIIKYSIAYAVGIMLIGFAIFQIFPEFLLNLFNASGEMINIGVPSLRIISISFLLAGFGIMCGTIFQAFGRGLLSLTVSILRQVVVLLPVAYLLSLSGNVHVIWWAHPISELFSATLCAFFLRYIFKKYIYPLEDNSTLLS
- a CDS encoding LLM class flavin-dependent oxidoreductase; translation: MDLSILDQIPLMGQETASDALENAVILAQQGEKYGYKRIWFAEHHGSESLASAAPEIVIGQVAARTNQIKVGSGGIMMMHYSPLKIAEVFKTLEAFYPGRIDLGLGRAPGGDRNAIFALSEGKVPQLDTLYDKIDTIQSFLKNELPTNELYRYTPAAPFIETRPSNWLLGSSGDSALQAATKGMGYSYAQFFSGQMNPDAFEIYNSRFVPSEFMPEKKLSVAFYALACESEEEARYYELPYAIFKMQLARGKRLGKFLTAEEAANYPLTEIDQAVIEKVREGHIVGTPKFVAEKLNSYKENYGFDEAMIITITDPQEVRLESYRLIAEQLQE